The Vidua chalybeata isolate OUT-0048 chromosome 6, bVidCha1 merged haplotype, whole genome shotgun sequence genome has a segment encoding these proteins:
- the APLNR gene encoding apelin receptor, with amino-acid sequence MEEATDAYTYGFDNDTDCEYAEWGPSLALLPTIYLLVFLLGTTGNGLVLWTVFKGGRDRRRSADTFIANLAVADLTFVVTLPLWAAYAWLGYHWPFGTAACKVSSYLVFVNMYASVFCLTGLSFDRYLAIVRPLATAKLRSRVSGLVATVALWLLAALLALPALVLRRAAALGGDTKITCYMDYGDLAAQGTEGAWEVGLGLSSTALGFVAPFAVMLTCYFFIARTVATHFRRERAEGPRKRKRLLTIITVLVAAFGGCWLPFHLVKTLYVLMDLEVLPWSCALHTFLNNLHPYCTGIAYINSCLNPFLYAFFDPRFRHACAALLCCRTPGPGPERSASYSSGHSHPPGGKGGPGPGGKLDPATQETLFRS; translated from the coding sequence ATGGAGGAGGCGACGGACGCCTACACCTACGGCTTCGACAACGATACGGACTGCGAGTACGCGGAGTGGGGCCCCTcgctggccctgctgcccaccatCTACCTGCTGGTCTTCCTGCTGGGCACCACCGGCAACGGGCTCGTCCTCTGGACCGTCTTCAAGGGCGGCCGCGACCGCCGGCGCTCGGCCGACACATTCATCGCCAACCTGGCCGTGGCCGACCTCACCTTCGTGGTCACCCTGCCCCTCTGGGCCGCCTACGCCTGGCTGGGCTACCACTGGCCCTTCGGCACGGCCGCTTGCAAGGTCAGCAGCTACCTGGTGTTCGTCAACATGTACGCCAGCGTCTTCTGCCTGACCGGCCTCAGTTTCGACCGCTACCTGGCCATCGTCCGGCCGCTGGCCACCGCCAAGCTGCGCTCGCGGGTCAGCGGGCTGGTGGCCACCGTGGCGCTGTGGCTGCTGGCCGCgctgctggccctgcccgcCTTGGTGCTGCGGCGGGCGGCAGCCCTCGGCGGGGACACCAAGATCACCTGCTACATGGACTACGGGGACCTGGCGGCGCAGGGGACGGAGGGCGCCTGggaggtggggctggggctctcCTCCACCGCCCTGGGCTTCGTGGCCCCCTTCGCCGTGATGCTGACCTGCTACTTCTTCATCGCTCGCACCGTGGCCACTCACTTCCGCCGGGAGCGGGCCGAGGGGCCCCGCAAGCGCAAACGCCTCCTCACCATCATCACGGTGCTGGTGGCCGCCTTCGGGGGCTGCTGGCTGCCCTTCCACCTGGTCAAGACCCTCTACGTGCTGATGGACCTTGAGGTGCTGCCCTGGTCCTGCGCCCTCCACACCTTCCTCAACAACCTCCATCCCTACTGCACCGGCATCGCCTACATCAACAGCTGCCTCAACCCCTTCCTCTACGCCTTCTTCGACCCCCGCTTTCGCCACGCCTGCGCCGCCCTCCTCTGCTGCCggacccccggccccggccccgagcGCTCCGCCAGCTACTCCTCGGGGCACAGCCACCCCCCCGGTGGCAAGGGGGGCCCCGGCCCGGGGGGCAAGCTGGACCCCGCCACCCAGGAGACGCTCTTCCGCTCCTGA
- the LRRC55 gene encoding leucine-rich repeat-containing protein 55 isoform X2, protein MLLGPWLLAAAAAVAAAGAGCPVLCSCRGQAVDCSGQRLFSVPPELPLDTGNLSLAHNRIASIPPGYLGCYGQLRALDLRNNSLAALPAGLFRGARRLAHLDLSYNNFSLVPADMFREASALLRLDLSHNPGLRRVHPQAFRGLAQLRELDLSYGGLAALSLDALEGLPGLVGLRLGGNPWLCGCAMEPLLKWLRGRIQRCSSDSQQAECWAPPEVAGAPLLSLTEESFQACHLTLTLDDYLFIAFVGFVVSIASVATNFLLGITANCCHRWSKASEDEDV, encoded by the exons ATGCTGCTGGGCCCCTGGctgctggcggcggcggcggcggtggcggcggcgggcgcgggctGCCCGGTGCTGTGCAGCTGCCGCGGGCAGGCGGTGGACTGCAGCGGGCAGCGGCTTTTCTCCGTGCCCCCCGAGCTGCCGCTGGACACCGGCAACCTGAGCCTGGCCCACAACCGCATCGCCAGCATCCCGCCGGGCTACCTGGGCTGCTACGGGCAGCTGCGCGCCCTCGACCTGCGCAACAACTCGCTGGCGGCGCTGCCGGCCGGGCTGTTCCGCGGCGCCCGGCGCCTGGCGCACCTGGACCTGAGCTACAACAACTTCAGCCTGGTGCCCGCCGACATGTTCCGCGAGGCCAGCGCGCTGCTGCGCCTCGACCTCAGCCACAACCCGGGGCTGCGCCGCGTCCACCCCCAGGCCTTCCGCGGCCTGGCCCAGCTGCGCGAGCTGGACCTCAGCTACGGCGGCCTGGCCGCCCTCAGCCTCGACGCCCTGGAGGGGCTGCCCGGCCTCGTGGGGCTGCGCCTGGGGGGCAACCCCTGGCTCTGCGGCTGCGCCATGGAGCCGCTCCTCAAGTGGCTGCGGGGGCGCATCCAGCGCTGCTCCTCGG ATTCGCAGCAGGCGGAGTGCTGGGCTCCCCCCGAGGTGGCGGGGGCCCCGCTGCTGTCGCTGACGGAGGAGAGCTTCCAGGCCTGCCACCTCACGCTGACCCTCGACGACTATCTCTTCATCGCCTTCGTCGGCTTCGTCGTCTCCATTGCCTCGGTGGCCACCAACTTCCTGCTGGGCATCACGGCCAACTGCTGCCACCGCTGGAGCAAGGCCAGCGAGGACGAGGATGTTTAG
- the LRRC55 gene encoding leucine-rich repeat-containing protein 55 isoform X1: MLLGPWLLAAAAAVAAAGAGCPVLCSCRGQAVDCSGQRLFSVPPELPLDTGNLSLAHNRIASIPPGYLGCYGQLRALDLRNNSLAALPAGLFRGARRLAHLDLSYNNFSLVPADMFREASALLRLDLSHNPGLRRVHPQAFRGLAQLRELDLSYGGLAALSLDALEGLPGLVGLRLGGNPWLCGCAMEPLLKWLRGRIQRCSSGRCRRDPRAPSRAGAGGRADAVPPSRRFAAGGVLGSPRGGGGPAAVADGGELPGLPPHADPRRLSLHRLRRLRRLHCLGGHQLPAGHHGQLLPPLEQGQRGRGCLGTDAATTADRPPPRPLPGPAAPAGTPDCALSASPPTAPRAGVALETPGTPGDSPASFCPKLGSFCTPHHRELGPLPVLFPLPRTG; encoded by the coding sequence ATGCTGCTGGGCCCCTGGctgctggcggcggcggcggcggtggcggcggcgggcgcgggctGCCCGGTGCTGTGCAGCTGCCGCGGGCAGGCGGTGGACTGCAGCGGGCAGCGGCTTTTCTCCGTGCCCCCCGAGCTGCCGCTGGACACCGGCAACCTGAGCCTGGCCCACAACCGCATCGCCAGCATCCCGCCGGGCTACCTGGGCTGCTACGGGCAGCTGCGCGCCCTCGACCTGCGCAACAACTCGCTGGCGGCGCTGCCGGCCGGGCTGTTCCGCGGCGCCCGGCGCCTGGCGCACCTGGACCTGAGCTACAACAACTTCAGCCTGGTGCCCGCCGACATGTTCCGCGAGGCCAGCGCGCTGCTGCGCCTCGACCTCAGCCACAACCCGGGGCTGCGCCGCGTCCACCCCCAGGCCTTCCGCGGCCTGGCCCAGCTGCGCGAGCTGGACCTCAGCTACGGCGGCCTGGCCGCCCTCAGCCTCGACGCCCTGGAGGGGCTGCCCGGCCTCGTGGGGCTGCGCCTGGGGGGCAACCCCTGGCTCTGCGGCTGCGCCATGGAGCCGCTCCTCAAGTGGCTGCGGGGGCGCATCCAGCGCTGCTCCTCGGGTAGGTGCCGCCGGGACCCCCGCGCCCCGTCCCGCGCGGGGGCCGGCGGCCGGGCTGACGCCGTCCCTCCGTCCCGCAGATTCGCAGCAGGCGGAGTGCTGGGCTCCCCCCGAGGTGGCGGGGGCCCCGCTGCTGTCGCTGACGGAGGAGAGCTTCCAGGCCTGCCACCTCACGCTGACCCTCGACGACTATCTCTTCATCGCCTTCGTCGGCTTCGTCGTCTCCATTGCCTCGGTGGCCACCAACTTCCTGCTGGGCATCACGGCCAACTGCTGCCACCGCTGGAGCAAGGCCAGCGAGGACGAGGATGTTTAGGGACCGACGCTGCCACCACCGCCGATAGACCCCCGCCCCGGCCActccccggcccggccgcccccgcgGGGACACCAGACTGTGCCTTGTCCGCGTCCCCTCCCACCGCCCCCCGTGCTGGGGTGGCCCTCGAGACGccggggacaccaggggacagccctgcttCCTTTTGCCCCAAACTGGGGAGTTTTTGCACCCCCCATCACCGTGAGCTTGGACCCCTTCCTGTGCTGTTCCCACTGCCCAGGACTGGTTAA
- the LOC128790026 gene encoding inner centromere protein-like isoform X1 — MPQPVFILPRASEHPSACPALSFPHWGVSWLPLSLVLSLYVPGKAMAEGPQQLLEVCGQRLSRFLSDARHKHLAWLREVEEQGMRMLKSSFRDEPMLLPKTPSQRRKLRKRQSSWVREESKELSRRRLSRRRSGVKLQSSSLNSQQCLSQEQPRSPGCEEQDVSVPGCAPGSQAGITPQLPALPGTQPEEARVPVADLDCQECPQPAAGGDAAPPAVLGEQVPEVDAAAELQDIPGVPGILAERPGRDGEQDPRRASTSTPKATQNGDPAALQGDAPQGLETLLFQDSPSKSVTQKSRTRRRSGLGAPRRSHRASLAEKCSLASRRENMIRRSIGRARKAAAGESSSASSRVSCQSSLEAFVEEDVTSSTRPELEPNSPREKAPGDVLVPSTSPQAASPPAQHLSTLEQQAGNAAGSHVNPNSEPQKSQEQPHCAKPLENSSRMWMKGCKQALGVLWHGQQTGTRALSPLDEKHKTLANQAPSSPSPASKAVRPLKNFLQGQGSGIKDFIKRNTPTRPHLKGDFVEKERQRLENLRKKQEAEEQRKKKVEEEKRQRQAEMKQKREERLRKALQARERAEQMEGKKKKRMEQKILHSDEKLHISQVREEKVAEERSKRKGSKKHGEAEARKQKTLRGEENDQQEPLQKRREDEVKERGKTVLELKNLLERKQLGQAKERYPKQRGKEKPPQAEQEPAALAGKVTKGKQSPEELPLGPGLEKRYEPPESFFPALNVWLQAEREADGQQQPREEKKPIPPAAPGTGPNKAVKKSLSTSCLGSLKDAQGPESANENSYGLDLNSDDSTDDESNPRKPIPAWADGAQLQQAIVHQYYHPVDLDALFGAIPSPRLEHIFYKSKPRYFKRTSSAVWHSPPGPSCGPSCAFQS, encoded by the exons ATGCCCCAGCCTGTCTTCATACTCCCCCGTGCCTCGGAGCACCCCAGTGCCTGCCCCGCTCTCTCTTTCCCACACTGGGGTGTGTCCTGGCTGCCCCTCAGCCTTGTCCTCTCCCTCTATGTTCCAGGCAAGGCAATGGCGGAGggtccccagcagctgctggaagtgtGCGGGCAGAGGCTATCCCGCTTCCTCTCCGACGCCCGGCACAAGCACCTGGCCTGGCTGCGGGAGGTGGAGGAGCAGGGCATGAGGATGCTCAAGAG CAGCTTCAGGGATGAGCCCATGCTCTTGCCCAAAACGCCGTCGCAGAGGAGGAAGCTCAGGAAAAGGCAGTCCTCCTGGGTGAGGGAGGAAAGCAaggagctgagcaggaggag GTTATCCAGAAGGAGGAGTGGTGTCAAGCTGCAGTCTTCCAGCCTGAactcccagcagtgcctgagccaggagcagccccggagccctggctgtgaggagcaggatgTATCCGTGCCCGGCTGTGCTCCGGGATCTCAGGCTGGCATCacaccccagctcccagctctgcccggGACGCAGCCTGAGGAAGCACGTGTTCCCGTGGCAGATCTGGATTGCCAGGAgtgtccccagcctgctgctggggGTGATGCAGCCCCTCCAGCAGTTTTGGGGGAGCAGGTGCCTGAGGTGGACGCAGCAGCCGAGCTCCAGGAcatccctggtgtccctgggatCCTGGCTGAAAGGCCAGgaagggatggggagcaggacCCCAGGAGAGCCAGCACCTCCACTCCCAAGGCCACTCAGAATGGTGATCCTGCTGCACTCCAAGGAGATGCACCTCAAGGCCTCGAGACACTGCTCTTCCAGGACTCCCCCAGTAAAAGTGTGACACAGAAGTCCAGGACGCGCCGCCGGAGCGGGCTGGGTGCCCCCCGCAGGAGCCATAGGGCTTCCCTGGCAGAAAAGTGCTCCCTGGCCAGCAGGAGGGAGAACATGATCCGGAGATCCATCGGCAGGGCCAGGAAGGCAGCGGCTGGAGAATCCTCCTCGGCCTCCAGCAGAGTGAGCT GTCAGAGCTCCTTGGAGGCTTTTGTGGAAGAAGATGTGACCAGCAGCACAAG GCCTGAGCTGGAGCCAAATTCCCCGAGGGAAAAG GCTCCTGGAGATGTCCTTGTTCCAAGCACAAgtccccaggctgccagccctcctgcacagcacctGTCCACTCTGGAGCAGCAagcagggaatgctgcag GAAGCCATGTAAATCCCAACAGTGAACCCCAGAAGAGCCAGGAACAACCCCACTGTGCCAAGCCCCTGGAGAATTCCTCCCGCATGTG GATGAAAGGCTGCAAGCAAGCCCTGGGTGTCCTGTGGCACGGGCAGCAGACGGGGACCCGGGCCCTTTCCCCTTTGGACGAGAAGCACAAGACCTTGGCAAACCAGGCTCCATCATCCCCCTCTCCGGCCAGCAAG GCTGTCAGGCCACTGAAGAACTTCCTGCAGGGACAAGGGAGTGGCATCAAGGACTTCATCAAGCGCAACACTCCCACCCGGCCCCACCTGAAG GGAGACTTCGTT gagaaggagaggcagaggcTGGAGAACCTCCGGAAGAAGCAGGAGGCTGAGgaacagaggaagaagaaagtggaggaggagaagagacaGCGTCAGGCAGAAATGAAGCA GAAGAGGGAAGAGCGCCTGAGGAAGGCCCTGCAGGCTCGAGAGCGTGCAGAACAGatggagggaaagaagaaaaagcgGATGGAGCAGAAGATCCTGCACAGTGATGAGAAG TTGCACATCTCACAGGTGAGGGAAGAGAAGGTGGCAGAGGAGCGGAGCAAGAGGAAAGGGTCCAAGAAACACGGGGAAGCGGAGGCACGGAAGCAGAAAACCCTGAGAGGG GAGGAAAATGATCAGCAAGAACCActgcagaaaagaagagaagatgaagtgaaggaaagggggaaaacagTTTTGGAACTGAAGAACCTTTTGGAGCGGAAACAGCTGGGACAAGCGAAGGAGAG GTATCCCAAGCAGCGAGGGAAGGAGAAGCccccccaggcagagcaggagccagcagcatTGGCTGGCAAGGTCACCAAG GGGAAACAAAGTCCTGAAGAGCTGCCTCTTGGGCCTGGGCTGGAGAAAAGATATGAGCCACCAGaatcctttttcccagctcttAATGTCTGGCTCCAAGCAGAGAGG GAGGCCGATGGTCAGCAGCAGCcgagagaggagaaaaaacccaTTCCACCAGCCGCCCCTGGGACAGGGCCGAATAAAGCCGTCAAG AAATCCCTCTCCACATCCTGCCTCGGGTCCCTGAAGGATGCTCAAGGACCAGAATCGGCCAATGAGAACAGCTACGGGCTGGATCTGAACAGTGATGACTCCACAGACGATGAGAGCAACCCTCGGAAGCCCATCCCTGCTTGGGCTGATG GGGCGCAGCTGCAGCAGGCCATCGTGCACCAGTACTACCACCCGGTGGACCTGGACGCGCTGTTTGGGgccatccccagccccaggctggagcacatcTTCTACAAGAGCAAACCCCGCTACTTCAAGCGCACGAGCTCGGCCGTGTGGCACTCCCCGCCCGGCCCCTCCTGCGGCCCCTCCTGTGCCTTCCAGAGCTGA
- the LOC128790026 gene encoding inner centromere protein-like isoform X2 yields the protein MAEGPQQLLEVCGQRLSRFLSDARHKHLAWLREVEEQGMRMLKSSFRDEPMLLPKTPSQRRKLRKRQSSWVREESKELSRRRLSRRRSGVKLQSSSLNSQQCLSQEQPRSPGCEEQDVSVPGCAPGSQAGITPQLPALPGTQPEEARVPVADLDCQECPQPAAGGDAAPPAVLGEQVPEVDAAAELQDIPGVPGILAERPGRDGEQDPRRASTSTPKATQNGDPAALQGDAPQGLETLLFQDSPSKSVTQKSRTRRRSGLGAPRRSHRASLAEKCSLASRRENMIRRSIGRARKAAAGESSSASSRVSCQSSLEAFVEEDVTSSTRPELEPNSPREKAPGDVLVPSTSPQAASPPAQHLSTLEQQAGNAAGSHVNPNSEPQKSQEQPHCAKPLENSSRMWMKGCKQALGVLWHGQQTGTRALSPLDEKHKTLANQAPSSPSPASKAVRPLKNFLQGQGSGIKDFIKRNTPTRPHLKGDFVEKERQRLENLRKKQEAEEQRKKKVEEEKRQRQAEMKQKREERLRKALQARERAEQMEGKKKKRMEQKILHSDEKLHISQVREEKVAEERSKRKGSKKHGEAEARKQKTLRGEENDQQEPLQKRREDEVKERGKTVLELKNLLERKQLGQAKERYPKQRGKEKPPQAEQEPAALAGKVTKGKQSPEELPLGPGLEKRYEPPESFFPALNVWLQAEREADGQQQPREEKKPIPPAAPGTGPNKAVKKSLSTSCLGSLKDAQGPESANENSYGLDLNSDDSTDDESNPRKPIPAWADGAQLQQAIVHQYYHPVDLDALFGAIPSPRLEHIFYKSKPRYFKRTSSAVWHSPPGPSCGPSCAFQS from the exons ATGGCGGAGggtccccagcagctgctggaagtgtGCGGGCAGAGGCTATCCCGCTTCCTCTCCGACGCCCGGCACAAGCACCTGGCCTGGCTGCGGGAGGTGGAGGAGCAGGGCATGAGGATGCTCAAGAG CAGCTTCAGGGATGAGCCCATGCTCTTGCCCAAAACGCCGTCGCAGAGGAGGAAGCTCAGGAAAAGGCAGTCCTCCTGGGTGAGGGAGGAAAGCAaggagctgagcaggaggag GTTATCCAGAAGGAGGAGTGGTGTCAAGCTGCAGTCTTCCAGCCTGAactcccagcagtgcctgagccaggagcagccccggagccctggctgtgaggagcaggatgTATCCGTGCCCGGCTGTGCTCCGGGATCTCAGGCTGGCATCacaccccagctcccagctctgcccggGACGCAGCCTGAGGAAGCACGTGTTCCCGTGGCAGATCTGGATTGCCAGGAgtgtccccagcctgctgctggggGTGATGCAGCCCCTCCAGCAGTTTTGGGGGAGCAGGTGCCTGAGGTGGACGCAGCAGCCGAGCTCCAGGAcatccctggtgtccctgggatCCTGGCTGAAAGGCCAGgaagggatggggagcaggacCCCAGGAGAGCCAGCACCTCCACTCCCAAGGCCACTCAGAATGGTGATCCTGCTGCACTCCAAGGAGATGCACCTCAAGGCCTCGAGACACTGCTCTTCCAGGACTCCCCCAGTAAAAGTGTGACACAGAAGTCCAGGACGCGCCGCCGGAGCGGGCTGGGTGCCCCCCGCAGGAGCCATAGGGCTTCCCTGGCAGAAAAGTGCTCCCTGGCCAGCAGGAGGGAGAACATGATCCGGAGATCCATCGGCAGGGCCAGGAAGGCAGCGGCTGGAGAATCCTCCTCGGCCTCCAGCAGAGTGAGCT GTCAGAGCTCCTTGGAGGCTTTTGTGGAAGAAGATGTGACCAGCAGCACAAG GCCTGAGCTGGAGCCAAATTCCCCGAGGGAAAAG GCTCCTGGAGATGTCCTTGTTCCAAGCACAAgtccccaggctgccagccctcctgcacagcacctGTCCACTCTGGAGCAGCAagcagggaatgctgcag GAAGCCATGTAAATCCCAACAGTGAACCCCAGAAGAGCCAGGAACAACCCCACTGTGCCAAGCCCCTGGAGAATTCCTCCCGCATGTG GATGAAAGGCTGCAAGCAAGCCCTGGGTGTCCTGTGGCACGGGCAGCAGACGGGGACCCGGGCCCTTTCCCCTTTGGACGAGAAGCACAAGACCTTGGCAAACCAGGCTCCATCATCCCCCTCTCCGGCCAGCAAG GCTGTCAGGCCACTGAAGAACTTCCTGCAGGGACAAGGGAGTGGCATCAAGGACTTCATCAAGCGCAACACTCCCACCCGGCCCCACCTGAAG GGAGACTTCGTT gagaaggagaggcagaggcTGGAGAACCTCCGGAAGAAGCAGGAGGCTGAGgaacagaggaagaagaaagtggaggaggagaagagacaGCGTCAGGCAGAAATGAAGCA GAAGAGGGAAGAGCGCCTGAGGAAGGCCCTGCAGGCTCGAGAGCGTGCAGAACAGatggagggaaagaagaaaaagcgGATGGAGCAGAAGATCCTGCACAGTGATGAGAAG TTGCACATCTCACAGGTGAGGGAAGAGAAGGTGGCAGAGGAGCGGAGCAAGAGGAAAGGGTCCAAGAAACACGGGGAAGCGGAGGCACGGAAGCAGAAAACCCTGAGAGGG GAGGAAAATGATCAGCAAGAACCActgcagaaaagaagagaagatgaagtgaaggaaagggggaaaacagTTTTGGAACTGAAGAACCTTTTGGAGCGGAAACAGCTGGGACAAGCGAAGGAGAG GTATCCCAAGCAGCGAGGGAAGGAGAAGCccccccaggcagagcaggagccagcagcatTGGCTGGCAAGGTCACCAAG GGGAAACAAAGTCCTGAAGAGCTGCCTCTTGGGCCTGGGCTGGAGAAAAGATATGAGCCACCAGaatcctttttcccagctcttAATGTCTGGCTCCAAGCAGAGAGG GAGGCCGATGGTCAGCAGCAGCcgagagaggagaaaaaacccaTTCCACCAGCCGCCCCTGGGACAGGGCCGAATAAAGCCGTCAAG AAATCCCTCTCCACATCCTGCCTCGGGTCCCTGAAGGATGCTCAAGGACCAGAATCGGCCAATGAGAACAGCTACGGGCTGGATCTGAACAGTGATGACTCCACAGACGATGAGAGCAACCCTCGGAAGCCCATCCCTGCTTGGGCTGATG GGGCGCAGCTGCAGCAGGCCATCGTGCACCAGTACTACCACCCGGTGGACCTGGACGCGCTGTTTGGGgccatccccagccccaggctggagcacatcTTCTACAAGAGCAAACCCCGCTACTTCAAGCGCACGAGCTCGGCCGTGTGGCACTCCCCGCCCGGCCCCTCCTGCGGCCCCTCCTGTGCCTTCCAGAGCTGA